A portion of the Immundisolibacter sp. genome contains these proteins:
- a CDS encoding replication endonuclease has protein sequence MSAASIWEGADIGGTPHQHDRAFIARNLNSLPVEFREPVRRQYASIFKKTGRSEANLWLLEIGERASAAPLPLTFDDDDLVLKARSLARSCSAAMASTSHVPLPTFDALAAKHGLRPPNALTPAGKAARYRCERWWRRRLRRCHGESIERLAVTLNLVNKQLGPYASKVAVHRRAQSRRRTAALMQTLLAVNELGEEFSLAELQAHSTANPRNRRAELMVRMAGFEALADRRGDVAVFYTITCPGRMHRSLSVNSDPNPRYDATTPGEAQVYLCNLWARARSALARAGVRPYGLRIAEPHHDETPHWHLLLFMPADRVNIVGTILRRYALARDPDEPGAAAHRFREVIIDPERGRATGYIAKYVSKNVDGAYIENDETGWDGEQAAARVNAWASLWRIRQFQQIGGPPVTVWRELRRLAEAPEGILETARQAADAGNWADFVETLGGPDVARKDQQIKLARVWCERLGQYREPIGYQIVGLEAGEVTLPTRLHEWRVVQNVNPEFLAASASARVALEYCQ, from the coding sequence ATGAGTGCCGCCTCCATCTGGGAGGGTGCCGACATTGGCGGAACACCCCACCAGCACGATCGCGCCTTCATCGCGCGCAACCTTAATTCACTGCCAGTCGAATTTCGGGAACCCGTACGGCGTCAATACGCCAGTATCTTCAAAAAAACAGGCCGCAGCGAAGCCAATTTGTGGCTACTCGAAATTGGCGAACGTGCCAGCGCGGCGCCGTTACCGCTGACGTTTGACGACGATGACTTGGTGCTCAAGGCGAGAAGCCTGGCTCGTAGCTGCTCCGCCGCGATGGCCTCGACGTCACACGTTCCGCTGCCGACCTTCGACGCACTGGCGGCGAAACATGGCCTTAGGCCTCCGAACGCACTGACGCCAGCAGGCAAGGCCGCGCGTTATCGCTGCGAACGATGGTGGCGCCGGCGTCTGCGGCGCTGTCACGGGGAAAGCATTGAACGGTTGGCGGTCACGCTGAACCTGGTGAACAAGCAACTCGGCCCGTATGCCAGCAAGGTGGCCGTACACCGCCGGGCGCAGAGCCGGCGGCGCACGGCCGCGCTCATGCAAACCCTGCTCGCAGTCAATGAGCTCGGGGAGGAATTCAGCCTAGCCGAGCTGCAAGCCCACTCCACGGCAAACCCGCGCAACCGCCGTGCCGAACTTATGGTGCGAATGGCGGGCTTTGAAGCACTGGCCGACCGTCGTGGCGATGTCGCCGTGTTCTATACGATCACCTGTCCGGGGCGCATGCACCGCAGCTTGTCGGTGAACAGCGACCCGAATCCGCGCTATGACGCCACGACACCGGGTGAAGCCCAGGTTTACCTGTGCAACTTGTGGGCGCGCGCCCGGTCAGCATTGGCCCGCGCTGGCGTTCGTCCCTATGGCCTTCGCATCGCCGAGCCGCATCATGACGAAACTCCGCACTGGCACCTGTTGCTGTTCATGCCGGCGGACCGTGTGAATATCGTTGGCACTATCCTGCGCCGCTACGCCCTGGCTCGAGACCCCGACGAGCCAGGCGCAGCGGCGCATCGGTTCCGGGAGGTAATCATCGACCCCGAAAGGGGCAGGGCAACCGGTTATATAGCGAAGTACGTCTCTAAGAACGTCGATGGGGCGTACATCGAAAACGACGAAACCGGGTGGGATGGCGAACAAGCGGCAGCGCGAGTAAATGCCTGGGCCAGTCTCTGGCGCATCCGCCAGTTTCAGCAAATCGGCGGCCCACCAGTCACCGTTTGGCGGGAACTTCGCCGCTTGGCGGAAGCACCTGAAGGAATACTCGAAACAGCTAGACAGGCCGCCGACGCGGGCAACTGGGCCGATTTTGTGGAAACACTGGGCGGTCCGGACGTCGCCCGCAAAGACCAGCAAATCAAATTGGCGCGCGTCTGGTGCGAGCGTCTCGGACAATACCGCGAACCGATTGGTTATCAGATAGTCGGGTTGGAGGCGGGTGAAGTCACGTTGCCGACCCGACTCCACGAGTGGCGCGTGGTCCAGAACGTAAACCCGGAATTTCTAGCCGCGAGCGCGTCAGCGCGAGTGGCCTTGGAGTACTGTCAATAA
- a CDS encoding helix-turn-helix transcriptional regulator — MTILLLTTAETAELLGISKAFLERDRWAGARIPFIKVGARAVRYRLADLEDYLARQVRVSTSDPGHQT, encoded by the coding sequence ATGACAATCCTACTTTTAACCACCGCCGAAACTGCCGAACTTCTCGGCATCAGCAAGGCGTTCCTGGAACGTGACCGCTGGGCCGGCGCGCGAATACCTTTTATAAAGGTCGGCGCACGGGCCGTGCGCTATCGGTTGGCCGACCTGGAGGACTACCTCGCACGCCAGGTGCGCGTCTCCACCAGCGACCCGGGGCACCAGACATGA
- a CDS encoding HigA family addiction module antitoxin: MHTLRHTRRKPTHPGAILREDVLPALDMTQGEFARRLGVSRLTVSDLLHEKRALSAEMAARLGKLLDTTPESWLAMQTALDLWAVAQDTNRLAGVEPIRPEDAALRLDSSQPPVAPLESRPGRHPGVTVLRYSPNTTRRRPATKRIHRKGAA; the protein is encoded by the coding sequence ATGCACACTCTGAGACATACCCGCCGGAAGCCGACCCATCCCGGGGCCATACTGCGGGAAGACGTATTGCCCGCACTGGACATGACGCAGGGTGAATTCGCCCGCCGGCTGGGCGTTTCCCGACTGACTGTGAGCGACCTGCTGCACGAGAAACGGGCGTTGTCCGCCGAGATGGCGGCTCGCCTGGGCAAGCTGCTGGACACCACGCCGGAATCCTGGCTTGCCATGCAAACCGCCCTTGACCTGTGGGCAGTGGCGCAGGATACCAACCGCCTGGCTGGCGTGGAGCCGATCAGGCCCGAAGATGCTGCCCTGCGCCTCGATAGCTCGCAACCGCCGGTGGCGCCCCTAGAGAGCCGTCCCGGCCGGCACCCTGGGGTGACAGTGTTGCGCTACAGTCCCAATACGACCCGTCGGCGACCTGCGACCAAACGGATACACCGCAAGGGCGCGGCCTGA
- a CDS encoding type II toxin-antitoxin system RelE/ParE family toxin: MIQSFRHRGLERFFTRSDYRGIPAQFAARLERMLDRLDAARRPDDMNLPGYHFHELKGSRSGTYAANVSGNWRLTFRFEGDHATHVDLEDYH; encoded by the coding sequence ATGATCCAATCATTTCGTCACCGTGGGCTGGAACGGTTCTTCACCCGCAGCGATTACCGAGGGATTCCGGCGCAGTTCGCGGCCCGCCTGGAACGGATGTTGGACCGTCTGGATGCTGCCCGAAGGCCGGACGACATGAACCTACCCGGTTACCACTTCCATGAACTCAAAGGAAGCCGGTCAGGCACTTACGCGGCGAACGTGTCAGGAAACTGGCGCTTGACGTTCCGTTTCGAGGGCGACCACGCAACCCACGTCGATTTGGAGGACTACCACTGA
- a CDS encoding helix-turn-helix domain-containing protein, which produces MNKRNIGREILEGIDEIKDWRRGKTSLRSTEITLPAAADVAGIRKQLSLSQESFAAFLGVSIGTVRGWEQGRREPQGPARVLLLVASRQPVAFKKALTTARKHAQAA; this is translated from the coding sequence ATGAACAAGCGCAACATCGGTCGGGAAATCCTGGAAGGTATCGACGAGATCAAGGACTGGCGGCGCGGGAAAACCTCGCTTCGCAGTACCGAGATTACGTTGCCAGCGGCGGCGGACGTGGCCGGTATCCGTAAGCAGCTGTCGCTTTCGCAAGAATCGTTCGCTGCGTTCCTCGGCGTCAGCATCGGCACTGTTCGTGGCTGGGAGCAGGGCCGGCGCGAGCCCCAAGGGCCGGCGCGGGTGTTGTTGCTGGTGGCCAGCCGCCAGCCGGTAGCGTTCAAAAAAGCCCTGACGACAGCCCGCAAGCATGCACAGGCAGCGTAA
- a CDS encoding transcriptional regulator produces MIFIEIRNFTARLPDYLSDDEYRELQTYLAQRPEAGDRIPGGGGLRKLRWAAKGHGKSGGVRVFYYWLRADDQIYLFTLLGKSERADLDKATLHAIAKSLETLK; encoded by the coding sequence ATGATTTTCATCGAAATACGGAACTTCACCGCTCGGCTGCCTGACTACCTATCCGACGACGAGTACCGCGAACTGCAAACGTACCTGGCGCAGCGTCCCGAAGCGGGTGACCGAATTCCTGGCGGCGGTGGCCTGCGCAAGCTGCGGTGGGCAGCCAAAGGGCATGGCAAGTCGGGCGGCGTGCGAGTGTTTTATTACTGGCTGCGGGCAGACGATCAGATATATCTGTTCACCCTGCTCGGCAAGAGCGAGCGCGCGGACCTGGACAAGGCCACGTTGCACGCCATCGCCAAGTCCTTGGAGACATTGAAATGA
- a CDS encoding tyrosine-type recombinase/integrase: MKLTKRTVDALLPPPHGATIHWDSGLKGFGLRVTAHGVKAFVVDGYPSGKRRRLTVGRYGPLTPEQARDRAKRLLLDMKDGIDPVVERERQRLRSLTLRSVVADYVGAREIKPRTIYDVERIFYRNGFADWLDEPLRALTPDRVRRRHAELGKRSKAQANQAMRYLRAVFNFAIASYTDDNGEPLLAYNPVAVLSRTRSWYRVSRRQTVIQRYQLRPWFDAVVALANETARDFFLLTVLTGLRRSEGLGLTWDRVDLEGGTLTIADTKAYRRHTLPLTDFLLDLLTRRKAETPLDCPWVFADSRGRNLQNLRFALEQVERVSTVSFCVHDLRRTFATVADSLDIPAYALKRLLNHSTGSDVTAGYIIADVERLRVPMQKITDYFLKAGGLRDGAAVVAFARKYVSDVV, translated from the coding sequence ATGAAGCTCACAAAACGCACCGTCGACGCCCTTCTGCCGCCCCCTCATGGGGCTACGATCCACTGGGATAGCGGGCTCAAGGGCTTCGGGCTCCGTGTCACTGCACACGGTGTAAAGGCCTTCGTAGTGGATGGGTATCCATCTGGAAAGCGTCGACGTCTGACCGTCGGCCGCTACGGGCCACTCACCCCAGAGCAGGCGCGCGATCGGGCCAAGCGGCTGTTGCTCGACATGAAGGACGGCATCGACCCTGTCGTCGAACGTGAGCGCCAGCGCCTACGGTCACTGACGCTGCGCTCGGTCGTAGCCGACTACGTGGGCGCGCGCGAGATCAAGCCGCGAACCATCTATGATGTGGAGCGCATCTTCTACCGCAACGGCTTCGCCGACTGGCTGGACGAACCGCTCAGGGCACTTACCCCCGATCGGGTACGCCGGCGCCACGCCGAGCTCGGCAAGCGCTCCAAGGCGCAGGCCAATCAGGCCATGCGCTACCTGCGGGCGGTGTTCAACTTCGCGATAGCCAGCTACACCGACGACAACGGCGAACCGCTCCTCGCCTATAACCCGGTGGCGGTGCTGTCGCGCACCCGCAGCTGGTACCGGGTCAGTCGCCGGCAGACCGTCATCCAGCGCTACCAGCTGCGGCCCTGGTTCGATGCAGTCGTCGCCCTGGCGAATGAAACAGCGCGCGATTTCTTCCTGCTCACCGTGCTGACCGGGCTGCGCCGCAGCGAAGGCCTCGGCCTGACCTGGGATCGGGTGGACCTCGAAGGCGGCACACTGACCATTGCCGACACCAAAGCGTACCGCCGGCACACCCTTCCGCTGACCGATTTTCTGCTCGACCTGCTCACCCGGCGCAAGGCTGAAACCCCGCTGGATTGCCCGTGGGTATTCGCCGACTCGCGTGGCCGAAACCTGCAAAACCTGCGCTTCGCCCTGGAGCAGGTAGAACGGGTCTCCACCGTGAGCTTCTGCGTCCATGACCTGCGCCGCACCTTCGCTACCGTGGCCGATTCCCTGGACATTCCGGCCTATGCCTTGAAGCGGCTGCTCAATCATTCCACCGGCTCGGACGTCACCGCCGGTTACATCATCGCCGACGTGGAACGCCTGCGTGTGCCCATGCAAAAGATCACCGACTACTTCCTCAAGGCCGGCGGGCTGCGGGACGGTGCGGCCGTAGTGGCGTTTGCCAGAAAGTACGTCAGTGACGTAGTATGA